A window of the Archocentrus centrarchus isolate MPI-CPG fArcCen1 chromosome 17, fArcCen1, whole genome shotgun sequence genome harbors these coding sequences:
- the LOC115795794 gene encoding zinc finger protein ZFMSA12A-like isoform X2 produces the protein MAHAESPLPPTSLRLLVPPLRVMSAVMWKVVHLRNIKHYGKVEEFVSLVSEAIPDILTSRQMSLLTLGLRAKMTLQMLNSEDLRGGETQSNGLLQTSSRQVCPDGNHLEANIVTFVQRLLEDSEGREHFLKNVFPVEYGPDFDTALETLLCDFFSKLEELLPVPDFKEAAVWIGDAPAVLEEYIQYVTKSDDLKVLLRSRAPIGELTKMDSSVPSLSEQRLFSSLSLPISLRDNSAKYVESNAQTFENQRVSEAVALQKTRDVDIWDTRWPCEEESHILNSRNAEQVRGGKGTDSIPDAHIVEECSDQVTAAPQAPSSSTESPALSSSTIGPPRQRVAHKCTQCGKCFIYRYELLEHQRLHTGENPYKCSQCGKAFRRSSDLSSHRRTQCRKAAYICIKCGKSFQSMQEKFRHQCVHSVQKFDCSYCGKSFKKMYLLAKHKLTHNQNRIFTCRQCGEVYPGMSELRSHQKIHPPQLSNQCQQCGKFFSSAACLTAHQLRHTQQRTQICARCGKAFKSKHDLNLHMRSHTGERPFQCTYCGKRFSVSGNLNIHIRIHTGEKPYLCSDCGKAFISAGELQIHRRTHTGEKPYKCSVCGRGFTMASKVTLHMRIHTGERPYECAECGKGFSRGSELKKHRMSHTGVRPYACQLCAKTYTCLSHLKRHLKSHNVVQAQTP, from the exons ATGG CCCATGCAGAGAGTCCCTTGCCCCCGACATCGCTGAGGCTCCTGGTTCCTCCTTTGCGGGTGATGTCAGCTGTGATGTGGAAGGTGGTTCATCTGAGAAATATCAAGCATTATGGGAAAGTGGAGGAATTTGTGTCCTTGGTATCTGAAGCCATTCCTGACATCTTGACAAGCCGACAGATGTCACTGCTCACATTGGGGTTAAGGGCAAAG ATGACATTACAAATGTTAAACTCTGAGGATCTCAGAGGCGGTGAAACACAGTCGAATGGCCTGCTGCAAACTAGCTCACGACAG GTCTGTCCAGATGGTAACCATCTTGAAGCCAACATTGTCACATTTGTTCAGAGACTCCTGGAGGACTCAGAGGGGAGAGAACACTTCCTGAAA AATGTGTTTCCTGTGGAGTACGGGCCTGACTTTGATACAGCACTGGAAACGCTTCTCTGTGACTTCTTCTCCAAACTGGAAGAGCTGCTGCCGGTACCAGACTTCAAGGAG GCTGCTGTTTGGATTGGTGATGCACCGGCTGTGCTAGAGGAGTACATTCAATATGTAACCAAATCTGATGACCTCAAAGTATTGCTCAGAAGCAGGGCTCCCATAGGTGAACTGACCAAGATGGATTCTAGTG TGCCATCTCTCTCGGAGCAGCGGCTTTTCTCCTCATTATCTCTCCCCATTTCCCTGAGAGACAACAGTGCCAAATACGTGGAATCAAACGCACAAACCTTTGAAAACCAAAGAGTGTCTGAGGCAGTTGCTCTTCAAAAAACCAGAGATGTTGACATATGGGATACAAGATGGCCATGTGAGGAGGAATCTCACATTCTGAACAGCAGGAATGCAGAACAAGTGAGAGGAGGAAAAGGCACCGACAGTATCCCTGATGCTCACATTGTGGAGGAGTGCAGTGACCAAGTTACAGCAGCACCCCAGGCTCCCTCTTCATCTACTGAGAGTCCTGCGCTGTCCAGCTCTACGATCGGCCCTCCAAGGCAGAGAGTTGCACACAAATGCACTCAGTGTGGGAAGTGCTTCATTTACAGGTATGAACTCCTGGAGCATCAGCGGCTGCACACCGGAGAAAACCCTTACAAGTGCTCTCAGTGTGGCAAAGCCTTTCGGCGGAGCTCTGATCTGTCAAGTCACAGGCGGACACAGTGCAGAAAAGCAGCTTATATTTGCATCAAATGTGGGAAAAGCTTTCAATCTATGCAGGAAAAATTTAGACACCAGTGTGTTCATAGTGTCCAAAAGTTTGATTGTTCGTATTGCGGGAAAAGTTTTAAGAAAATGTACCTGCTGGCTAAGCACAAGCTGACTCACAACCAGAACCGTATTTTCACATGCAGACAGTGCGGGGAAGTGTACCCGGGTATGAGCGAGCTAAGATCGCATCAAAAGATCCATCCTCCTCAGCTGTCCAATCAGTGCCAGCAGTGCGGAAAGTTTTTCAGCTCTGCTGCGTGTTTGACCGCTCACCAGCTGCGCCACACGCAACAAAGGACGCAGATCTGCGCACGCTGCGGCAAAGCCTTCAAGAGCAAACACGACCTGAACCTTCACATGCGCAGCCACACGGGCGAGAGGCCATTCCAGTGCACCTACTGCGGGAAGCGCTTCTCTGTGTCAGGAAATTTAAACATACACATAAGAATTCACACGGGAGAGAAACCGTATCTGTGCTCTGACTGCGGCAAGGCTTTCATCTCAGCTGGCGAGCTGCAGATTCACAGACGCACCCACACGGGGGAAAAGCCGTAcaagtgctcagtgtgcgggagAGGATTCACCATGGCGAGCAAAGTGACGCTCCACATGCGCATTCACACTGGGGAACGCCCCTATGAGTGCGCCGAATGCGGGAAAGGGTTTTCCCGCGGCAGCGAACTGAAAAAACATAGAATGAGCCATACAGGAGTTCGGCCCTACGCTTGTCAACTGTGTGCAAAGACTTACACATGCCTCAGTCACCTGAAGAGGCACTTAAAATCTCACAATGTAGTCCAGGCTCAGACTCCCTGA
- the LOC115795794 gene encoding zinc finger protein ZFMSA12A-like isoform X1, with protein sequence MAHAESPLPPTSLRLLVPPLRVMSAVMWKVVHLRNIKHYGKVEEFVSLVSEAIPDILTSRQMSLLTLGLRAKMTLQMLNSEDLRGGETQSNGLLQTSSRQQVCPDGNHLEANIVTFVQRLLEDSEGREHFLKNVFPVEYGPDFDTALETLLCDFFSKLEELLPVPDFKEAAVWIGDAPAVLEEYIQYVTKSDDLKVLLRSRAPIGELTKMDSSVPSLSEQRLFSSLSLPISLRDNSAKYVESNAQTFENQRVSEAVALQKTRDVDIWDTRWPCEEESHILNSRNAEQVRGGKGTDSIPDAHIVEECSDQVTAAPQAPSSSTESPALSSSTIGPPRQRVAHKCTQCGKCFIYRYELLEHQRLHTGENPYKCSQCGKAFRRSSDLSSHRRTQCRKAAYICIKCGKSFQSMQEKFRHQCVHSVQKFDCSYCGKSFKKMYLLAKHKLTHNQNRIFTCRQCGEVYPGMSELRSHQKIHPPQLSNQCQQCGKFFSSAACLTAHQLRHTQQRTQICARCGKAFKSKHDLNLHMRSHTGERPFQCTYCGKRFSVSGNLNIHIRIHTGEKPYLCSDCGKAFISAGELQIHRRTHTGEKPYKCSVCGRGFTMASKVTLHMRIHTGERPYECAECGKGFSRGSELKKHRMSHTGVRPYACQLCAKTYTCLSHLKRHLKSHNVVQAQTP encoded by the exons ATGG CCCATGCAGAGAGTCCCTTGCCCCCGACATCGCTGAGGCTCCTGGTTCCTCCTTTGCGGGTGATGTCAGCTGTGATGTGGAAGGTGGTTCATCTGAGAAATATCAAGCATTATGGGAAAGTGGAGGAATTTGTGTCCTTGGTATCTGAAGCCATTCCTGACATCTTGACAAGCCGACAGATGTCACTGCTCACATTGGGGTTAAGGGCAAAG ATGACATTACAAATGTTAAACTCTGAGGATCTCAGAGGCGGTGAAACACAGTCGAATGGCCTGCTGCAAACTAGCTCACGACAG cagGTCTGTCCAGATGGTAACCATCTTGAAGCCAACATTGTCACATTTGTTCAGAGACTCCTGGAGGACTCAGAGGGGAGAGAACACTTCCTGAAA AATGTGTTTCCTGTGGAGTACGGGCCTGACTTTGATACAGCACTGGAAACGCTTCTCTGTGACTTCTTCTCCAAACTGGAAGAGCTGCTGCCGGTACCAGACTTCAAGGAG GCTGCTGTTTGGATTGGTGATGCACCGGCTGTGCTAGAGGAGTACATTCAATATGTAACCAAATCTGATGACCTCAAAGTATTGCTCAGAAGCAGGGCTCCCATAGGTGAACTGACCAAGATGGATTCTAGTG TGCCATCTCTCTCGGAGCAGCGGCTTTTCTCCTCATTATCTCTCCCCATTTCCCTGAGAGACAACAGTGCCAAATACGTGGAATCAAACGCACAAACCTTTGAAAACCAAAGAGTGTCTGAGGCAGTTGCTCTTCAAAAAACCAGAGATGTTGACATATGGGATACAAGATGGCCATGTGAGGAGGAATCTCACATTCTGAACAGCAGGAATGCAGAACAAGTGAGAGGAGGAAAAGGCACCGACAGTATCCCTGATGCTCACATTGTGGAGGAGTGCAGTGACCAAGTTACAGCAGCACCCCAGGCTCCCTCTTCATCTACTGAGAGTCCTGCGCTGTCCAGCTCTACGATCGGCCCTCCAAGGCAGAGAGTTGCACACAAATGCACTCAGTGTGGGAAGTGCTTCATTTACAGGTATGAACTCCTGGAGCATCAGCGGCTGCACACCGGAGAAAACCCTTACAAGTGCTCTCAGTGTGGCAAAGCCTTTCGGCGGAGCTCTGATCTGTCAAGTCACAGGCGGACACAGTGCAGAAAAGCAGCTTATATTTGCATCAAATGTGGGAAAAGCTTTCAATCTATGCAGGAAAAATTTAGACACCAGTGTGTTCATAGTGTCCAAAAGTTTGATTGTTCGTATTGCGGGAAAAGTTTTAAGAAAATGTACCTGCTGGCTAAGCACAAGCTGACTCACAACCAGAACCGTATTTTCACATGCAGACAGTGCGGGGAAGTGTACCCGGGTATGAGCGAGCTAAGATCGCATCAAAAGATCCATCCTCCTCAGCTGTCCAATCAGTGCCAGCAGTGCGGAAAGTTTTTCAGCTCTGCTGCGTGTTTGACCGCTCACCAGCTGCGCCACACGCAACAAAGGACGCAGATCTGCGCACGCTGCGGCAAAGCCTTCAAGAGCAAACACGACCTGAACCTTCACATGCGCAGCCACACGGGCGAGAGGCCATTCCAGTGCACCTACTGCGGGAAGCGCTTCTCTGTGTCAGGAAATTTAAACATACACATAAGAATTCACACGGGAGAGAAACCGTATCTGTGCTCTGACTGCGGCAAGGCTTTCATCTCAGCTGGCGAGCTGCAGATTCACAGACGCACCCACACGGGGGAAAAGCCGTAcaagtgctcagtgtgcgggagAGGATTCACCATGGCGAGCAAAGTGACGCTCCACATGCGCATTCACACTGGGGAACGCCCCTATGAGTGCGCCGAATGCGGGAAAGGGTTTTCCCGCGGCAGCGAACTGAAAAAACATAGAATGAGCCATACAGGAGTTCGGCCCTACGCTTGTCAACTGTGTGCAAAGACTTACACATGCCTCAGTCACCTGAAGAGGCACTTAAAATCTCACAATGTAGTCCAGGCTCAGACTCCCTGA
- the LOC115795315 gene encoding zinc finger protein 11-like: MNDMEFSVPLSSLALLVPPLRLMSAVMWEVVRQRNIKHYGKLEEFVSMVTDAVPELMSKREGRLLSLGLRARTTLELLRSEHPEDLKAVESHLNRIRSSCIEETNDPVIEAPEANFMKLVQGLIEDTDGREHFLKNVFPVEYGPDFDTALETLVCEFFTRLEELLPIPDFKQTASWISAAPSVLEEYMQCVSNGDDLKFLLQSKQCHGKLAKSSVAPFQSDDLLIPSLSLPPSLEVAIASHPSACDDENNDVPQIVMFDEELSTNPSTSADFPDSPKRDDISSSPHRRQHSGIHKCPECDKCFKHHSVLIEHQRVHSGLQPYNCSECGRAFRTATLLAGHRLRKCKNAAYLCIKCGNSFPTSLDKFRHHCPKRGRNYNCGQCGKCFPKSSSLKEHLLTHVQSRLFKCSHCGIGFSGIGDLKYHQQVDHEKPYQCKQCGKSFISSKSLDKHRQRHEEVGEMDTAKLISGDKHRKSGSSHRTSSVSLSSRKTVKAVYPRGRVTHNCPLCGRSFKYRFEFLEHQRFHTAVKPYKCSQCGKAFRTEAHLSGHRKRKCKNAAHICTKCGCQFRSLHERVRHQCVQLLTKYECSHCGKTFKMAHLLRNHQMSEHQLPYSPNHRFRCRYCDETFPGISELKYHQRVDHEKPYQCQECGKCFLSEKCLANHELRHNDDRPESCLVCGRGFRNRYDLKQHMRTHTGERPYQCTHCSQCFSTAGGLRSHTRVHTGEKPHVCPDCGKAFSQMGAMRTHRLTHTGERPFKCTVCGKGFTMAHKVTVHMRVHTGERPYVCSECGKAFSDGSVLKQHMLNHSGVRPYHCQICPKTYTCLNHLRRHLKSHSNMN; the protein is encoded by the exons ATGAACGACATGG AATTCAGTGTGCCCCTGTCCTCGCTGGCTCTCCTGGTCCCACCACTCCGTCTGATGTCTGCTGTGATGTGGGAAGTGGTGCGCCAGCGGAACATAAAGCACTATGGGAAACTGGAGGAGTTTGTGTCCATGGTAACAGATGCAGTTCCTGAACTGATGAGTAAGAGAGAAGGGAGGCTGCTCTCACTGGGCCTCAGGGCAAGG ACAACTCTTGAACTGCTGCGTTCTGAACACCCCGAAGATCTCAAGGCTGTTGAGAGCCACCTTAACCGAATCCGATCTTCCTGCATCGAGGAG ACTAATGATCCTGTAATTGAAGCACCAGAGGCAAACTTTATGAAGTTGGTTCAAGGCCTCATTGAAGACACAGATGGCAGAGAACACTTTCTGAAG AATGTGTTTCCTGTGGAGTACGGCCCCGACTTTGATACAGCACTCGAGACCCTAGTTTGTGAGTTTTTCACAAGACTTGAGGAACTGCTGCCAATACCAGATTTCAAACAG ACTGCGTCCTGGATTAGTGCTGCCCCCTCTGTCCTAGAGGAGTATATGCAGTGTGTGTCAAACGGAGATGACCTTAAATTTCTACTCCAGAGTAAACAGTGCCACGGGAAATTAGCAAAGAGCAGTGTCG CTCCATTTCAGTCAGATGATCTTCTGATCCCCTCTTTgtctctccctccatctctggAAGTAGCCATCGCTTCCCACCCGAGTGCTTGTGATGATGAAAATAATGATGTCCCTCAGATTGTCATGTTCGATGAAGAGTTGTCCACAAACCCTTCCACCTCAGCTGACTTTCCCGATTCTCCAAAAAGGGACGATATttcttcatctccacacagGAGACAGCATTCAGGAATCCATAAATGCCCAGAGTGTGACAAGTGCTTCAAGCATCACTCAGTCCTCATTGAACATCAAAGAGTCCACAGCGGGCTACAGCCCTACAACTGCTCTGAGTGCGGGAGGGCTTTCAGAACAGCCACCCTGCTTGCTGGTCACAGGCTGcgaaaatgcaaaaatgctgCATATCTTTGTATTAAGTGTGGGAACAGTTTTCCAACCTCTCTGGACAAGTTCAGACATCACTGCCCGAAACGTGGGCGGAACTACAACTGTGGGCAGTGCGGAAAGTGTTTTCCAAAGTCTAGCAGCCTGAAGGAACATCTGCTAACTCATGTTCAAAGCCGCCTTTTCAAGTGTAGCCATTGCGGAATAGGTTTTTCAGGAATAGGTGATCTCAAGTATCATCAGCAAGTAGATCATGAGAAGCCTTATCAGTGTAAGCAATGTGGAAAGAGCTTTATCTCTTCAAAGAGTCTGGATAAACATCGACAAAGGCATGAAGAGGTTGGTGAAATGGACACTGCCAAATTAATAAGTGGAGATAAACATAGGAAAAGTGGCTCAAGCCATCggacttcatcagtctctctGTCCTCCAGGAAAACTGTCAAAGCAGTCTACCCACGGGGAAGAGTCACCCATAACTGTCCACTGTGTGGAAGGAGCTTTAAATATcgttttgagtttcttgaaCACCAGAGGTTCCACACAGCAGTGAAGCCTTACAAATGCTCTCAGTGTGGGAAAGCCTTCCGCACAGAGGCTCACCTGTCTGGGCACAGGAAGAGAAAGTGTAAAAATGCTGCCCACATTTGCACCAAGTGTGGGTGTCAGTTCAGGTCCCTGCATGAGCGTGTCAGACACCAGTGTGTTCAGTTGCTGACAAAATATGAATGTTCTCATTGTGGAAAGACCTTCAAGATGGCCCATCTGCTGAGGAACCATCAGATGAGTGAACATCAGCTTCCCTACAGCCCCAACCATCGCTTCAGGTGTAGATACTGTGATGAGACCTTTCCTGGGATCAGTGAGCTCAAGTACCATCAGAGAGTTGACCATGAGAAGCCGTATCAGTGTCAGGAATGCGGCAAATGTTTTCTGTCTGAAAAATGCCTGGCCAATCACGAGCTCCGCCACAATGATGACAGACCAGAGAGCTGCCTGGTCTGCGGGCGTGGCTTCAGGAACCGCTACGATTTGAAGCAGCatatgcgcactcacacagggGAGCGGCCTTACCAGTGCACGCACTGTTCACAGTGTTTCTCCACAGCTGGAGGACTGAGGAGTCACACCAGGGTTCACACGGGTGAGAAACCGCACGTTTGCCCAGACTGTGGGAAAGCGTTTTCCCAGATGGGTGCAATGCGCACCCACAGGCTCACCCACACAGGAGAGAGGCCGTTCAAGTGCACAGTCTGTGGCAAAGGTTTTACAATGGCACACAAAGTAACAGTTCACATGCGTGTGCACACAGGAGAGCGACCGTACGTGTGCTCTGAGTGTGGGAAAGCCTTCTCAGACGGAAGCGTGCTAAAGCAGCACATGCTGAACCACTCAGGGGTGCGACCGTATCACTGCCAGATCTGCCCCAAGACATACACCTGTCTGAACCACCTGAGGAGGCACCTGAAAAGTCACTCAAACATGAATTGA